The genomic stretch GACCTCATTAAGCGAACTTTCAGGCAACGAGGTTGCCATGCAATTCTCTGCCAGCGATTTTTCGACGATGTACCGGCCATCCCGGTGCCTGGGTCGTGTCTTTCACCAGCGCAATAAGACTCCGGCGGCTAAGGCGTCGGCATGGGAAGAGGTTCTGACTGATCTAGGAATCCGCCATGAAACCGCCCACGTCGGGACTTTTCCTGAATTTGTAGACTTGCGGTCAGGGGTACCGGATGACCGCATTGTGGCGACCAAACGGGCCGTAGAAAGCCGACAGCCAGTCATCTACCAAGGCGTCCTCCGCGCCGCTTTTCCCGGCATTCCCGATGACACAATCGTCGGGATCCCTGACCTGCTGATCGCCAACAACGGTAGCTACACGATCCGCGACTGCAAGCTATCCCGCCACGCTGATGAAGAGCGTCACCCCGAGATCCTGAGGCAGATGGACCTTTATGGTTGGCTCTTCCAGACGACCTTTGGCTTCCCGCCAGTGGCTTTGGAGGCGCTTCTCGGGGACGGCACCATCGCCACGGTGCCAATGAACGGTGGGCACTTGGCGCTTCAGGACCTTCACCAGATCCGACAAACAGCCCTCCAGACCCCAGCTCCTTATTCCCCCGTAGGCTGGTCCAAGTGCAACGGTTGTGCCTATCACGACCACTGCTGGGAGGCTGCCCGAGGTGCGCTCGACATCGCAGTCCTACCAGAGGTTGACCAATCCGCAGCTGAGACCTTGCACACGCAAGGAACTATTTCCATCCACGATTTGCTTGCCAATTACGATGCGACGTCGTTGGCGGCGGTCCAGCGCCCCTGGGGCGACCATATGCAGAGAATCGGCAGCAAGGCGGCCATTATTCTGCAACAGGCCCGCGCCCTACGGGATAACCAAGTAATTCAGATCGCTCCCCTCGAGCTAAACCTGGGGCCCGATGTGGTCATGTTCGATCTCGAGGGAATGCCCCCGCACTTGGAGGATTCGGAGAAGGTCTACCTGTGGGGACTGCAAGTGTTCGGCGACCGTTCCGGAAGCTACCAATGCGCTTTGGCGGACTTTGGGCCGCAGGGTGATGAAAATGGT from bacterium encodes the following:
- a CDS encoding TM0106 family RecB-like putative nuclease, with the translated sequence MQFSASDFSTMYRPSRCLGRVFHQRNKTPAAKASAWEEVLTDLGIRHETAHVGTFPEFVDLRSGVPDDRIVATKRAVESRQPVIYQGVLRAAFPGIPDDTIVGIPDLLIANNGSYTIRDCKLSRHADEERHPEILRQMDLYGWLFQTTFGFPPVALEALLGDGTIATVPMNGGHLALQDLHQIRQTALQTPAPYSPVGWSKCNGCAYHDHCWEAARGALDIAVLPEVDQSAAETLHTQGTISIHDLLANYDATSLAAVQRPWGDHMQRIGSKAAIILQQARALRDNQVIQIAPLELNLGPDVVMFDLEGMPPHLEDSEKVYLWGLQVFGDRSGSYQCALADFGPQGDENGWNGFLQLAEQIFSDYGDIKFLHWATYETTKLRLYMNRYGDQNGIGQRVLDSCFDLLRVVKKALIFPLPSYSLKVIEQYIGYQRTMEDFGGEWSMAQYVKAVETEDTTLRNRVMSEIMQYNREDLEATWAVLEWLRKWQ